In Marinobacter sp. LQ44, the following are encoded in one genomic region:
- the panB gene encoding 3-methyl-2-oxobutanoate hydroxymethyltransferase, whose protein sequence is MAVTINTLREYKQKGEAFSALTSYDATFAHVVSEAGVDVILIGDSLGMVLQGHDSTLPVTMEQMVYHTSCVAKGNQGSLIMADMPFMSYGTVTDALENAAELMRAGAHMVKLEGTDWMKDTIEALSERGVPVCAHLGLTPQFVNKFGGYKVQGRDEKAAEAMIEHACELESAGADVILLECVPAPLAARITQAVRAPVIGIGAGADTDGQVLVLHDMLGITTGRKPRFVKNFLAETNSIPEAIAAYAQAVKARSFPAEEHTFKA, encoded by the coding sequence ATGGCAGTTACCATCAATACCCTGAGGGAATACAAGCAAAAGGGCGAAGCCTTCTCGGCCCTGACCTCCTACGATGCCACCTTCGCACATGTGGTCAGTGAGGCCGGCGTTGACGTTATCCTGATTGGTGATTCGCTGGGCATGGTCCTGCAGGGGCATGACAGCACCCTGCCGGTCACAATGGAACAGATGGTTTACCACACCAGCTGCGTTGCCAAAGGCAACCAGGGATCACTGATCATGGCCGATATGCCCTTTATGTCGTACGGCACCGTGACCGATGCCCTGGAAAACGCCGCAGAACTCATGCGCGCCGGCGCCCACATGGTCAAGCTTGAAGGCACCGACTGGATGAAAGACACCATCGAAGCGCTTAGCGAGCGCGGTGTGCCGGTGTGCGCCCACCTGGGGCTGACGCCACAATTCGTCAACAAGTTTGGCGGCTACAAGGTTCAGGGCCGTGACGAAAAGGCTGCCGAAGCCATGATCGAGCATGCCTGCGAGCTGGAATCGGCCGGCGCCGATGTCATCCTTCTGGAATGCGTACCCGCCCCTCTGGCGGCCCGCATCACCCAGGCCGTCCGGGCCCCGGTGATCGGCATTGGCGCAGGCGCAGACACCGACGGCCAGGTACTGGTGCTGCACGATATGCTGGGCATCACCACCGGCCGCAAACCCCGCTTCGTGAAGAACTTCCTGGCGGAAACCAACTCTATTCCGGAGGCC